One genomic segment of Streptomyces liangshanensis includes these proteins:
- a CDS encoding putative T7SS-secreted protein yields the protein MGIGDFISDITPDVVEDAVEDGVEWAGNRVEDAGNWTADRLDDAGWESGADWVREKSRSVANRMGAEVDELDLGQTEDKTKLIYGSPSELRATASHLKDFQNAFDNVGKGLGGLDSASLKGQAADAFRATVAIEPPKWFRGADAFEKAGAALEAFAGTVEWAQGQAQSAIDKWKAGTKASQEARDAYNGKVDAYNKAADAYNAKPADQRDPAALPPKPGEFSDPGTARMKEAQELLAEARRQRNTAAETARAAVRAARDTAPPKPSYAQQATDGLNELNVMQTHFGGGIVKGTAGLLTFARSINPTDPYNITHPAEYALSLNNTVAGLVQVANDPWGAGKQMVTDFMKDPAEGLGRLVPDLVMTAATGGAGAGVKGARVAKEAADLAADANRARKLLDDAPEGTHNRPDGERTTTGTDPVDLASGRMYLPQTDVVLPGILPLVFTRRVESGYRAGRFFGPSWSSTADERLEIDATGVVHVTDDGLLITYPHPVPGLPTNPESGTHRTTLARDESGDYTLTDPDTRLIRHFTAPPGTEPGGDGDAWLAQVTDRNHHTITVDRTDDGTPQALVHSAGHHLALTVTDGRITTLTLAGADGEPPRPLMAYGYTDGNLTTVTKPSGATLTFTYDHHRRVTAWIDSNNRRYDYAYDDQDRCVAEGGEAGHVQLTLTYTDPDPDTGHRVTTLTTAAGHTTHHLVGPGNHILATTDPLGHTTRHTYDTRGNPLTHTDPLGRTTHLTYDNNNRLTTITRPDGSEVRAVRDTLGRLTEFTGPDGTHRQQEFDDRGNRVAVTDPAGHTTRFAYDAHGRLVAVTDALGAVTTVRSDPAGLPLEVTDPLGGTTRYDRDTFGRPVRVTDPLGAVTLLEWTADGQLARRTGPDGGTESWTYDGEGNRTSHTDPLGQVTSFTYTHFDLPAARTGPDGAHYAFAHDAELRLTQVTNPQGLTWSYAYDAAGRLISETDFDGRVRTYSRDPAGQITVRTNALGEAITLERDPLGRVTAKDVAGEVTTYAYDSGGRMIRASGPDSELIYQYDRRGQIKTELADGRTTTYAYDALGRRARRTTPSGRVTTYGYDAAGRPTHLTAAGHRVSFVHDRAGRETERIFGDTLTLASGHDAAGRLSTQRLAAGGRVLNDRVYTYRADGHVTSLDDTLRGFQRFDLDAAGRVTEVTAADWTESYAYDVAGNQTSATWPEGRSDGGASGARVHAGTRMLRAGANSYTYDGAGRLVARTKTRLSRKADTWRYSYNADDQLTAVTTPDGTRWRYRYDPLGRRVSKERMAADGTGGGGTGADGTGIDGTGVAERITFTWDGTVLAEQTTSHPERLPHPVTLTWDHRGLTPLAQTERLTDETTQREIDSRFFAIATDLIGTPTELVGESGDIAWRTRTTLWGNTTWNADATTYTPLRFPGQYYDPETGLHYNHHRYYDPRTARYTTPDPLGLAPAPNPAVYVHNPLTWADPLGLTPYPPKGEHSNPFGHRTDAERAAFEAAGVPYGETPIAEWTVTGDKSLKHVPGYTYSSEATHWGNFRQFETDQGSRVIVEHTHDPAGQHFHAGKPKIDDSRELVNFGWDNGRVQRGDGSFGYPEDMERYGKINKPGGDHHFFYVEK from the coding sequence GTGGGTATCGGTGACTTCATCAGTGACATCACGCCCGATGTGGTGGAGGACGCGGTCGAGGACGGTGTCGAGTGGGCGGGCAACCGGGTCGAGGACGCGGGGAACTGGACCGCGGACCGGTTGGACGACGCCGGCTGGGAGTCGGGTGCCGACTGGGTGCGGGAGAAGTCCCGGTCGGTGGCGAACCGGATGGGCGCCGAGGTCGACGAGCTGGACCTCGGGCAGACCGAGGACAAGACGAAGCTGATCTACGGTTCGCCCTCGGAGTTGCGGGCGACCGCCTCCCATCTCAAGGACTTCCAGAACGCGTTCGACAACGTGGGCAAGGGACTGGGCGGTCTGGATTCGGCGTCGCTGAAGGGGCAGGCGGCGGACGCGTTCCGGGCGACGGTGGCGATCGAGCCGCCGAAGTGGTTCAGGGGCGCGGACGCGTTCGAGAAGGCCGGGGCCGCGTTGGAGGCGTTCGCCGGGACCGTGGAGTGGGCGCAGGGGCAGGCGCAGAGCGCGATCGACAAGTGGAAGGCCGGGACGAAGGCCTCACAGGAGGCGCGGGACGCGTACAACGGGAAGGTCGACGCCTACAACAAGGCGGCTGACGCGTACAACGCGAAGCCGGCCGATCAGCGCGACCCGGCCGCCCTGCCGCCGAAGCCGGGGGAGTTCAGCGATCCGGGTACGGCGCGGATGAAGGAGGCGCAGGAGCTGCTGGCCGAGGCGCGGCGCCAGCGCAACACGGCGGCTGAGACGGCGCGTGCCGCTGTGCGGGCGGCCCGTGACACGGCGCCGCCGAAGCCCTCGTACGCCCAGCAGGCGACGGACGGGCTGAACGAACTGAACGTCATGCAGACCCACTTCGGTGGTGGCATCGTCAAGGGCACGGCCGGGCTGCTGACCTTCGCCCGGAGTATCAACCCGACCGATCCGTACAACATCACGCATCCCGCCGAGTACGCCCTGAGCCTGAACAACACCGTCGCCGGGCTCGTCCAGGTCGCCAACGACCCCTGGGGCGCGGGCAAGCAGATGGTCACCGACTTCATGAAGGACCCCGCCGAAGGCCTCGGCCGGCTCGTACCCGACCTCGTGATGACCGCCGCCACCGGCGGTGCGGGCGCGGGCGTCAAGGGGGCGCGGGTCGCGAAGGAGGCCGCCGATCTCGCCGCGGACGCCAACCGGGCGCGCAAGCTCCTCGACGACGCCCCCGAGGGCACCCACAACCGGCCCGACGGGGAACGCACCACCACCGGCACCGACCCCGTCGACCTCGCCTCCGGCCGCATGTACCTCCCGCAGACGGACGTGGTCCTGCCGGGCATCCTGCCCCTGGTCTTCACGCGCCGCGTCGAGTCCGGTTACCGGGCGGGCCGCTTCTTCGGGCCCTCCTGGTCCTCGACTGCCGACGAGCGCCTGGAGATCGACGCCACTGGGGTCGTCCACGTCACCGACGACGGCCTCCTCATCACCTACCCCCACCCCGTTCCGGGCCTGCCCACGAACCCGGAGTCCGGCACCCACCGCACCACCCTGGCCCGCGACGAGAGCGGTGACTACACCCTCACCGACCCCGACACCCGCCTGATCCGCCACTTCACCGCACCACCCGGTACCGAACCCGGCGGGGACGGCGACGCCTGGCTCGCCCAGGTCACCGACCGCAACCACCACACCATCACCGTCGACCGCACCGACGACGGCACCCCCCAGGCCCTCGTCCACTCCGCCGGCCACCACCTGGCACTGACCGTGACCGACGGCCGCATCACTACCCTCACCCTGGCCGGAGCGGACGGGGAGCCGCCGCGCCCCCTGATGGCGTACGGCTACACGGACGGCAACCTGACCACCGTCACCAAGCCCTCCGGCGCCACCCTCACCTTCACCTACGACCACCACCGCCGCGTCACCGCCTGGATCGACTCCAACAACCGCCGCTACGACTACGCCTACGACGACCAGGACCGGTGCGTCGCCGAAGGCGGCGAGGCCGGACACGTCCAACTCACCCTCACCTACACCGATCCGGACCCCGACACCGGACACCGCGTCACCACCCTCACCACCGCCGCCGGCCACACCACCCACCACCTCGTCGGTCCCGGCAACCACATCCTCGCCACCACCGACCCCCTCGGCCACACCACCCGCCACACCTACGACACCCGCGGCAACCCCCTCACCCACACCGACCCCCTCGGCCGCACCACCCACCTCACCTACGACAACAACAACAGACTCACCACCATCACCCGCCCCGACGGCAGCGAAGTACGCGCCGTCCGGGACACGTTGGGCCGGCTGACCGAGTTCACCGGCCCGGACGGCACACACCGGCAGCAGGAGTTCGACGACCGCGGCAACCGGGTGGCCGTGACCGACCCCGCCGGACACACCACACGTTTCGCGTACGACGCACACGGCCGGCTGGTCGCGGTCACCGACGCGCTCGGGGCCGTCACCACCGTGCGGTCCGACCCGGCCGGGCTGCCGCTGGAGGTCACCGATCCGCTGGGCGGCACCACCCGCTACGACCGCGACACCTTCGGCCGCCCCGTGCGCGTCACGGACCCGCTGGGAGCGGTGACGCTCCTGGAGTGGACCGCCGACGGCCAACTCGCCCGCCGTACCGGCCCGGACGGCGGCACCGAGTCATGGACGTACGACGGCGAGGGGAACCGCACCAGCCACACCGACCCCCTGGGCCAGGTCACCTCCTTCACCTACACCCATTTCGACCTGCCGGCGGCACGCACCGGCCCGGACGGCGCCCACTACGCGTTCGCCCACGACGCGGAACTGCGCCTGACCCAGGTCACCAATCCCCAGGGCCTGACCTGGTCCTACGCCTACGACGCGGCCGGCCGGCTCATCTCCGAGACGGACTTCGACGGCCGCGTCCGCACCTACTCGCGCGACCCGGCGGGACAGATCACGGTCCGTACGAACGCCCTCGGCGAGGCCATCACCCTGGAACGGGATCCGCTCGGCCGCGTGACCGCCAAGGACGTCGCGGGCGAGGTGACCACGTACGCGTACGACAGCGGCGGGCGCATGATCCGGGCCAGCGGGCCGGACAGCGAACTGATCTACCAGTACGACCGCCGCGGCCAGATCAAGACGGAACTCGCCGACGGGCGCACCACCACCTACGCCTACGACGCCCTCGGCCGCCGCGCCCGGCGCACCACACCCAGCGGCCGCGTCACCACGTACGGGTACGACGCGGCGGGCCGCCCCACCCACCTGACCGCCGCCGGCCACCGCGTCTCCTTCGTCCACGACAGGGCCGGCCGGGAGACCGAGCGGATCTTCGGTGACACCCTGACCCTGGCGTCCGGCCACGACGCGGCGGGCCGCCTCAGCACGCAGCGCCTCGCGGCCGGCGGCCGGGTCCTCAACGACCGCGTCTACACCTACCGCGCCGACGGTCACGTCACCTCCCTGGACGACACCCTGCGCGGTTTCCAGCGCTTCGACCTCGACGCGGCCGGCCGGGTCACGGAGGTCACGGCGGCCGACTGGACGGAGTCGTACGCCTACGACGTGGCGGGCAACCAGACCTCCGCCACCTGGCCCGAGGGCCGCTCGGACGGCGGGGCGAGCGGCGCCCGTGTCCACGCCGGCACCCGGATGCTGCGCGCGGGCGCCAACAGCTACACGTACGACGGGGCGGGGCGCCTGGTGGCGCGTACCAAGACGCGTCTGTCGAGGAAGGCGGACACCTGGCGTTACTCCTACAACGCCGACGACCAGCTCACCGCGGTCACGACTCCCGACGGCACGCGCTGGCGCTACCGGTACGACCCGCTGGGCCGCCGCGTCTCGAAGGAGCGGATGGCCGCAGACGGTACGGGGGGCGGCGGTACGGGCGCCGATGGCACGGGGATCGACGGTACGGGCGTCGCGGAACGGATCACGTTCACCTGGGACGGCACCGTCCTGGCGGAACAGACCACCAGCCACCCGGAGCGGCTGCCCCATCCCGTCACGCTGACCTGGGACCACCGCGGCCTCACCCCGCTCGCCCAGACCGAACGCCTCACCGACGAGACCACCCAGCGCGAGATCGACAGCCGCTTCTTCGCCATCGCCACCGACCTGATCGGCACCCCGACCGAACTCGTCGGCGAGTCCGGCGACATCGCGTGGCGGACGCGCACCACGCTGTGGGGCAACACCACCTGGAACGCGGACGCCACCACGTACACCCCGCTCCGCTTCCCCGGGCAGTACTACGACCCCGAGACCGGTCTCCACTACAACCACCACCGCTACTACGACCCGCGGACGGCCCGCTACACGACACCTGATCCGCTGGGGCTCGCGCCCGCCCCGAATCCGGCCGTCTACGTGCACAATCCGCTCACCTGGGCCGATCCCCTCGGGCTCACGCCGTACCCGCCCAAGGGCGAGCACTCCAATCCGTTCGGCCACCGGACCGACGCCGAGAGAGCCGCGTTCGAAGCGGCGGGGGTGCCGTACGGCGAGACACCGATCGCCGAGTGGACGGTGACCGGCGACAAGAGCCTGAAACACGTGCCGGGATACACGTATTCGAGCGAGGCGACCCACTGGGGGAACTTCCGCCAGTTCGAGACGGACCAGGGATCCCGGGTGATCGTGGAGCACACGCACGATCCGGCGGGTCAGCACTTCCACGCGGGGAAGCCCAAGATCGACGATTCCCGGGAGCTGGTCAACTTCGGCTGGGACAACGGCCGGGTGCAACGCGGGGACGGCTCTTTCGGGTATCCGGAGGACATGGAAAGATACGGCAAGATCAACAAACCGGGCGGGGACCACCACTTCTTCTACGTGGAGAAATGA
- a CDS encoding sensor histidine kinase has protein sequence MPSLALAPLWGLTTYQLATRWQSEKSESDLTASLSRPSSVLFRSLEEERRLTAEARSDPGASTRDKLAAARAVTDRAVTGFRPVAAESTSHGQQGLSAALAATLGDLDRLPAQRKAVDSGSAGDTASYDFYSGTVDSLITVFTALGRSSNAAAALLAHTMVDLYSAIDMIGREDALLGRDWRTGHLKVDEYDAFVDAVGAQDYLLQRVALSLTGAERDTYKKLTAAKSWAVQHDLEEQIVVAGPHHSQGELVLGKIHNQWRGSVDANYPRLLDLALVRSTHLNKVSADSVNELQRTLVIISAVGLLAVILVILTSWRLTVTLRRRIHALREDAVGLQQRLPDVVSRLERGENVDVDREVRLVEPTPDELGELGRALNAASRSAVATAVRQAEQHRGFERLLQRIARRTQILIGLQLRKLDELERTHDDPDVLNGLFDLDHLTARLRRYEENLVILGGGQPQRRWHKPVQLLDVLRAAQGEVQDYRRIAIDVENEPWVHQRAVGALVHILAELMENAAAFSKPPTPVEVRAAVVGRGIAIEIEDRGLGMDPEQYAAANALMEAPPQLDVMTQADDVRLGLYVVARLSAGLGLRVELRPSAFGGTRVIVLLPEQVVVEPAGAGVGAGAGTGTEPRSGVLPSEGMPLRGGGGSAVGSSVAGGGSVAGGAGAGFGPAVGSGFGAEAGAGFGAEVGAEVGAGAGAGAGFGPAVGGGSRPQPYDGSVAGGPTSQPYDGSHDGSTGARAPYDGGVGAAQVPPDDGQLPFRSRGRAMANVTASAFRPPDGDVPTPPPAEAKPLPQRVRQASLAPELRLPAEPKKPDEPDLWTAPDRSGRSGATIGAFQRQSRLARMTPGGDHPDSGGTAGGSGGDGRGDAQGNVQGDAPGDTYEPFGERVRDSRGYPPVYAPGYGNDHTNGYNYGYGNGDASGGAGSGDGGGDGNGVGNGYGDGLTAPDWPGSPRTDDRE, from the coding sequence GTGCCGAGCCTCGCGCTCGCGCCCCTGTGGGGACTGACCACGTATCAGCTCGCCACCCGCTGGCAGTCGGAGAAGAGCGAGAGCGACCTCACCGCCTCGCTGAGCCGGCCCTCGTCGGTTCTCTTCCGGTCCCTGGAGGAGGAGCGGCGGCTCACCGCGGAGGCGCGGTCCGATCCCGGCGCCTCCACCCGCGACAAGCTGGCCGCCGCGCGGGCCGTGACCGACCGGGCCGTGACCGGCTTCCGGCCGGTGGCGGCCGAGAGCACCTCGCACGGGCAGCAGGGACTCAGCGCCGCCCTCGCCGCCACCCTGGGCGACCTCGACCGCCTCCCCGCCCAGCGCAAGGCGGTCGACTCCGGGTCCGCCGGCGACACGGCGTCGTACGACTTCTACAGCGGTACGGTCGACTCGCTGATCACCGTCTTCACCGCCCTCGGCCGCAGCAGCAACGCCGCCGCGGCCCTGCTGGCGCACACGATGGTCGACCTCTACAGCGCCATCGACATGATCGGACGCGAGGACGCCCTCCTCGGCCGCGACTGGCGGACCGGGCACCTGAAGGTCGACGAGTACGACGCGTTCGTCGACGCCGTCGGCGCGCAGGACTACCTGCTCCAGCGCGTGGCCCTCAGCCTCACCGGCGCCGAACGCGACACGTACAAGAAGCTGACGGCCGCCAAGTCCTGGGCGGTCCAGCACGACCTGGAAGAACAGATCGTCGTCGCCGGTCCCCACCACTCGCAGGGCGAGCTGGTGCTCGGCAAGATCCACAACCAGTGGCGCGGCTCGGTGGACGCCAACTACCCGCGGCTGCTCGACCTGGCCCTCGTACGGTCCACGCACCTCAACAAGGTCTCCGCCGACAGCGTCAACGAGCTCCAGCGGACCCTGGTCATCATCAGCGCCGTCGGCCTGCTCGCCGTGATCCTGGTCATCCTCACCAGCTGGCGCCTCACCGTCACCCTGCGCCGGCGCATCCACGCGCTGCGCGAGGACGCCGTCGGACTCCAACAGCGCCTGCCCGACGTGGTGTCCCGGCTGGAGCGCGGCGAGAACGTCGACGTGGACCGCGAGGTCCGGCTCGTCGAACCCACCCCCGACGAACTCGGCGAGCTGGGGCGGGCCCTGAACGCGGCCAGCCGCAGCGCCGTCGCCACCGCCGTTCGCCAGGCCGAACAGCACCGCGGCTTCGAGCGCCTGCTCCAGCGGATCGCCCGCCGCACCCAGATACTCATCGGCCTCCAACTGCGCAAGCTGGACGAGCTGGAGCGCACCCACGACGACCCGGACGTGCTGAACGGCCTGTTCGACCTGGACCACCTCACCGCCCGGCTGCGGCGCTACGAGGAGAACCTGGTCATCCTCGGCGGCGGCCAGCCGCAGCGCCGCTGGCACAAGCCGGTCCAACTGCTCGACGTGCTGCGCGCCGCGCAGGGTGAGGTGCAGGACTACCGCCGGATCGCGATCGACGTCGAGAACGAGCCCTGGGTGCACCAGCGGGCGGTGGGCGCGCTCGTGCACATCCTGGCGGAGCTCATGGAGAACGCGGCCGCCTTCTCCAAGCCGCCGACGCCGGTCGAGGTGCGGGCCGCGGTGGTCGGCCGGGGCATCGCGATCGAGATCGAGGACCGCGGGCTGGGGATGGATCCCGAGCAGTACGCGGCCGCCAACGCGCTGATGGAGGCGCCGCCGCAGCTCGACGTGATGACGCAGGCCGACGACGTACGGCTCGGCCTGTACGTGGTCGCGCGGCTGTCGGCGGGTCTGGGCCTGCGGGTGGAGCTGCGGCCGTCCGCCTTCGGCGGCACGCGGGTGATCGTGCTGCTGCCGGAGCAGGTGGTGGTGGAGCCGGCGGGTGCGGGTGTGGGTGCCGGGGCGGGTACGGGTACGGAGCCTCGGTCGGGCGTGCTTCCCTCGGAGGGGATGCCGCTCCGGGGTGGGGGTGGGTCGGCTGTCGGAAGCTCTGTCGCGGGCGGAGGCTCGGTCGCGGGCGGGGCGGGTGCCGGGTTCGGGCCTGCTGTCGGGAGCGGTTTCGGGGCCGAGGCCGGGGCCGGGTTCGGGGCCGAGGTCGGGGCCGAGGTCGGGGCCGGGGCCGGGGCGGGGGCCGGGTTCGGGCCTGCTGTCGGGGGCGGGTCGAGGCCGCAGCCGTACGACGGGAGTGTCGCGGGCGGGCCGACGTCGCAGCCGTACGACGGGAGTCACGACGGGAGTACCGGGGCGCGGGCGCCGTACGACGGAGGTGTCGGGGCGGCGCAAGTGCCGCCCGACGACGGGCAGTTGCCCTTCCGCTCCCGGGGACGCGCGATGGCGAACGTCACCGCCTCCGCCTTCCGGCCGCCGGACGGCGACGTACCGACGCCTCCGCCGGCCGAGGCGAAACCGCTGCCCCAGCGGGTCCGCCAGGCCAGCTTGGCGCCCGAGCTGCGGCTCCCGGCGGAACCGAAGAAGCCGGACGAGCCCGACCTGTGGACGGCCCCCGACCGGTCCGGCCGGTCCGGGGCGACGATCGGCGCGTTCCAGAGGCAGTCCCGGCTGGCCCGGATGACCCCGGGCGGCGACCACCCGGACAGCGGCGGTACGGCGGGGGGCTCCGGCGGCGACGGTCGTGGTGACGCCCAGGGCAACGTCCAGGGGGACGCCCCCGGTGACACCTACGAGCCCTTCGGTGAGCGTGTCCGTGACAGCCGCGGTTACCCCCCTGTTTACGCCCCCGGTTACGGCAACGATCACACCAACGGCTACAACTACGGCTACGGCAACGGCGATGCCAGTGGCGGCGCCGGCAGTGGCGATGGCGGCGGCGATGGCAATGGTGTCGGCAACGGCTACGGTGACGGGCTCACCGCGCCCGACTGGCCCGGCTCTCCTAGGACGGATGATCGAGAATGA
- a CDS encoding roadblock/LC7 domain-containing protein, protein MTQRTTATDLDLDWLLDGLVDQVTGTRYAILLSDDGLAISRSRTIDRSDAERLAAIATGQQSLARGAGQLFGGGPVHQVIVEMAGLWLFVISAGHGTHLAVIASQDVDAELMSVAMHTLVQQVGQRLGTDARTPASDDAGRAG, encoded by the coding sequence ATGACGCAGCGAACGACGGCCACCGACTTGGACCTGGACTGGCTCCTGGACGGCCTGGTCGATCAGGTCACGGGCACCCGGTACGCCATCCTGCTGTCCGACGACGGCCTCGCGATCAGTCGCTCGCGGACCATCGACCGGTCGGACGCCGAGCGGCTCGCCGCGATCGCCACCGGCCAGCAGAGCCTTGCCCGCGGCGCCGGGCAGCTCTTCGGCGGCGGACCGGTGCACCAGGTCATCGTCGAGATGGCCGGCCTCTGGCTGTTCGTGATATCCGCCGGCCACGGCACCCACCTGGCGGTGATCGCCTCCCAGGATGTCGACGCCGAGCTGATGAGCGTCGCGATGCACACCCTGGTCCAGCAGGTCGGCCAGCGGCTGGGCACCGACGCGCGCACCCCGGCGTCCGACGACGCCGGGCGGGCCGGATGA
- a CDS encoding DUF742 domain-containing protein has translation MRHWAEGFDDDDDDEQLVRPYTITSGRTAPERADLTLITLLTTVPDITPRGALAARRMQPEHRTILAMCREPKAVVEVAAELGLPVSLTKILIGDLVDSGQMWARAPRPFTRPGGLPDMTILEAVRDGLRQL, from the coding sequence ATGAGGCACTGGGCCGAGGGGTTCGACGACGATGACGACGACGAGCAACTGGTCCGTCCGTACACGATCACCAGCGGCCGCACCGCCCCGGAGCGGGCGGACCTGACACTGATCACGCTGTTGACGACCGTGCCCGACATCACCCCCCGGGGGGCGCTCGCGGCGCGGCGGATGCAGCCGGAGCACCGCACGATCCTCGCGATGTGCCGGGAGCCCAAGGCGGTGGTGGAAGTCGCCGCCGAACTGGGCCTCCCGGTGTCGCTGACCAAGATCCTCATCGGCGATCTGGTCGACTCCGGGCAGATGTGGGCCCGTGCGCCGCGGCCGTTCACCCGGCCGGGCGGCCTTCCCGACATGACAATCCTTGAGGCGGTGAGAGATGGACTACGCCAGCTCTGA
- a CDS encoding GTP-binding protein, with the protein MDYASSEHAAGRTDAAPLAVKILVAGGFGVGKTTLVGAVSEVAPLHTEEYLTLASVGVDDLEGLNSKFTTTVALDFGRITISDDLVVFLFGTPGQERFWFMWNDLVNGAMGAVVLVDTRRLDVSFASIDFFESRGIPFVVGVNCFHGVRDRSAEEIRAALALDPQVPLLLCDARDRGAGRDVLLALVDHLMASQSTSSV; encoded by the coding sequence ATGGACTACGCCAGCTCTGAGCACGCGGCGGGGCGTACGGACGCCGCTCCCCTGGCGGTGAAGATCCTCGTCGCCGGCGGGTTCGGCGTCGGCAAGACGACCCTGGTCGGCGCGGTGAGCGAGGTCGCCCCGCTGCACACCGAGGAGTACCTGACCCTGGCCAGCGTGGGCGTGGACGACCTGGAGGGTCTGAACAGCAAGTTCACCACCACCGTCGCCCTCGACTTCGGGCGGATCACCATCAGCGACGACCTCGTGGTCTTCCTGTTCGGCACCCCCGGGCAGGAGCGCTTCTGGTTCATGTGGAACGACCTGGTCAACGGGGCGATGGGGGCCGTGGTCCTGGTCGACACCCGGCGGCTGGACGTCAGCTTCGCCTCGATCGACTTCTTCGAGAGCCGCGGCATCCCGTTCGTCGTCGGCGTCAACTGCTTCCACGGGGTACGGGACCGGAGCGCGGAGGAGATCCGCGCGGCGCTCGCCCTGGACCCCCAGGTCCCGCTGCTGCTCTGCGACGCCCGCGACCGCGGGGCGGGGCGCGACGTACTGCTGGCGCTCGTGGACCACCTGATGGCCAGTCAGTCGACGTCGTCCGTCTAG
- a CDS encoding SMI1/KNR4 family protein codes for MSTSTWAGVRDRVLGLAERPGADQVFGARGHGFRLGPVMDEVQLRSLEADLGVGLPASYRAFLLHVGGGGAGPDYGLMTPTPGDGGWQWRGTGLGFSAAPTTAEFAGRPFVAEALAGELAALEAREPGEDAYASEEEFRRAYAAWDARYEELYDAQEAGAVFLSEQGCGYSSLMVMTGPHRGAIWEDLRPMDRGIVPTGHNFGDWYRSWLERTERDLAGVRPTAT; via the coding sequence ATGAGTACGAGCACATGGGCGGGCGTACGGGACCGGGTGCTCGGGCTCGCCGAACGCCCCGGCGCGGACCAGGTGTTCGGGGCGCGGGGGCACGGCTTCCGCCTCGGTCCGGTCATGGACGAGGTACAACTCCGGTCGCTGGAGGCGGACCTGGGCGTGGGGCTGCCCGCGTCGTACCGCGCCTTCCTGCTCCACGTCGGGGGAGGCGGCGCCGGCCCCGACTACGGCCTGATGACGCCGACCCCGGGCGACGGCGGGTGGCAGTGGCGCGGCACCGGGCTCGGCTTCTCCGCCGCGCCGACCACCGCCGAGTTCGCCGGACGGCCCTTCGTGGCGGAGGCACTGGCGGGTGAGCTCGCCGCACTGGAGGCGCGGGAGCCCGGGGAGGACGCCTACGCGTCGGAGGAGGAGTTCCGGCGCGCGTACGCGGCCTGGGACGCGCGCTACGAGGAGCTGTACGACGCGCAGGAGGCGGGCGCGGTGTTCCTCAGCGAGCAGGGATGCGGCTACTCGTCACTGATGGTGATGACGGGGCCGCACCGAGGTGCCATCTGGGAGGACCTGCGGCCGATGGACCGGGGGATCGTGCCGACCGGGCACAACTTCGGTGACTGGTACCGGAGTTGGCTGGAGCGTACCGAGCGGGATCTCGCGGGGGTTCGGCCGACCGCGACGTAG
- a CDS encoding PIG-L family deacetylase codes for MTDRPLTLMAVHAHPDDEATGTGGVLARYAAEGIRTVLVTCTDGGCGDGPGGVKPGDPGHDPAAVAAMRRDELAASCDVLKISDLEMLDYADSGMMGWATNDAPGAFWRTPVEVGAARLAELMRLYRPDVVVTYDENGFYGHPDHIQAHRITMAALEMIEAEPTPLTPKVYWTTMPRSAMRRFGETLREFGEEMPEPDPDEASPAFEIGLPDDEITTWVDATAFSDQKFDALAAHASQGENIFFLKMGRERFGGLMGMETFVRVKDTTGAALPENDLFAGLR; via the coding sequence ATGACTGACCGACCCTTGACGCTCATGGCCGTGCACGCCCACCCCGACGACGAAGCCACCGGAACCGGAGGGGTCCTCGCGCGATACGCGGCGGAAGGCATCCGTACGGTACTCGTCACCTGTACCGACGGCGGTTGCGGCGACGGACCCGGGGGTGTCAAACCGGGCGATCCCGGGCACGATCCGGCGGCCGTCGCCGCGATGCGCCGGGACGAACTCGCCGCGAGCTGTGACGTCCTGAAGATCAGCGATCTGGAGATGCTGGACTACGCCGACTCCGGGATGATGGGCTGGGCCACCAACGACGCTCCCGGGGCGTTCTGGCGGACCCCCGTGGAGGTGGGCGCCGCCCGGCTGGCGGAGCTGATGCGGCTCTACCGGCCGGATGTGGTCGTCACGTACGACGAGAACGGCTTCTACGGGCACCCCGACCACATCCAGGCCCACCGCATCACGATGGCGGCGCTGGAGATGATCGAGGCGGAGCCCACCCCGCTCACCCCCAAGGTGTACTGGACGACCATGCCCCGGTCGGCGATGCGGCGGTTCGGCGAGACGCTCCGCGAGTTCGGCGAGGAGATGCCGGAGCCGGATCCCGACGAGGCCAGCCCGGCGTTCGAGATCGGCCTTCCCGACGACGAGATCACCACGTGGGTGGACGCGACCGCGTTCAGTGACCAGAAGTTCGACGCGCTGGCGGCGCATGCCAGTCAGGGCGAGAACATCTTCTTCCTCAAGATGGGGAGAGAGCGGTTCGGCGGCCTGATGGGCATGGAGACGTTCGTACGGGTCAAGGACACGACGGGCGCGGCGCTGCCCGAGAACGATCTCTTCGCCGGGCTGCGCTGA